In Pedobacter sp. W3I1, one DNA window encodes the following:
- the dinB gene encoding DNA polymerase IV, whose translation MDKERQIIHMDQDAFFVSVEIRKNPRLLGKPVIIGGGGDRGVVASCSYEARQYGIHSAMPGRTAKLLCPQAIFLKGDMEEYSKASHEITEIIADKVPLFEKASIDEHYIDMTGMDRFFGCMKFASELRQTIIKEMKLPISFGLSINKTVAKIATNESKPDGERQVTFSELRPFLDPLAIHKIPGIGHATYKKLSEMGVREILTLTQIPQQLMFKILGQHGLSLWQKANGIDLSPVVPYRERKSIGTQATFESDTMDMAKLKAIITGMVSGLTFQLRNQKKLTACITITVRYTNFETVTQQERIPYTSLDSFLISKAHSLFEKVYSKRMLLRLVGVKLSHLVSGYEQIGLYNIAEEEYSLYQAMDKVRNHYGAEAVVKACIVTQPPRDETGKIIKYNPRKKKILIENQTEEEQQEARKRSKIRSFMSEKGTIGTKSYD comes from the coding sequence ATGGATAAAGAAAGGCAGATTATTCATATGGATCAGGATGCATTTTTTGTATCTGTAGAAATCAGAAAAAATCCCAGGTTATTGGGTAAACCTGTAATTATCGGTGGTGGCGGCGATAGGGGTGTGGTAGCCTCTTGCAGTTACGAGGCACGCCAGTACGGCATACATTCTGCAATGCCCGGGAGGACGGCAAAATTGCTGTGTCCCCAGGCTATATTTTTAAAAGGCGATATGGAAGAATATTCCAAAGCTTCGCATGAGATTACCGAGATTATTGCCGATAAAGTTCCTCTTTTCGAAAAAGCTAGCATTGATGAACATTATATCGATATGACAGGCATGGACCGCTTTTTTGGCTGTATGAAATTTGCATCTGAACTCAGACAAACCATTATCAAAGAGATGAAACTGCCAATTTCCTTTGGTTTGTCGATCAATAAAACCGTAGCCAAAATAGCTACGAACGAATCTAAGCCTGATGGAGAGCGGCAGGTTACTTTTTCTGAATTGCGACCCTTTCTCGATCCTTTGGCTATTCATAAAATTCCAGGTATTGGTCATGCTACCTATAAAAAATTAAGCGAAATGGGTGTTCGCGAAATCCTTACGCTTACGCAGATCCCGCAACAGCTCATGTTTAAAATTTTGGGGCAGCATGGTTTAAGTTTATGGCAAAAAGCAAACGGCATCGATCTTTCGCCCGTGGTACCTTACCGCGAAAGAAAATCAATCGGCACACAAGCCACTTTCGAAAGCGATACCATGGATATGGCCAAACTAAAAGCCATTATTACAGGAATGGTTAGCGGACTAACCTTCCAGCTGCGTAATCAGAAAAAACTAACCGCCTGTATTACCATAACTGTACGTTATACCAATTTCGAAACGGTTACCCAGCAAGAGCGTATTCCTTATACCTCGCTCGATTCATTTCTGATTAGCAAGGCACATAGCCTGTTCGAGAAGGTATATTCAAAACGGATGCTGCTTCGGCTGGTAGGCGTAAAACTTTCACATTTGGTGAGCGGTTATGAGCAAATTGGTTTATATAATATCGCCGAAGAAGAATACAGTCTTTACCAGGCCATGGATAAAGTACGCAACCATTATGGTGCCGAAGCGGTGGTAAAAGCCTGTATTGTTACACAACCGCCCCGCGATGAAACAGGGAAAATAATCAAATACAATCCCCGCAAAAAGAAAATTTTAATCGAAAACCAAACAGAAGAAGAGCAGCAGGAAGCAAGGAAACGCTCAAAAATCAGAAGCTTTATGAGTGAAAAAGGAACAATAGGTACTAAATCTTATGATTAG
- a CDS encoding response regulator transcription factor: protein MKTKNAVNTFTVLIADDHEIIRRGLKGLISDFWPGVEIIHASTLAQALVETEKSPSLIIIDVNLPGGNNLKVIDQIKLVQPNAKILVFSSLNENIYAVPYLKSGASGYLTKNAEESEIVTAITTILAGSRYSSRNVKENMFNSILGNDADNPFTKLSGRELEVAELLTKGIGVLEISNQLNLQMGTVSTYKLRLFQKLKIKSIIELAEKMSIYER from the coding sequence ATGAAAACAAAAAATGCCGTAAATACCTTTACTGTGCTCATTGCTGATGATCATGAGATCATTCGTCGTGGATTAAAAGGTTTAATATCAGACTTTTGGCCTGGTGTTGAAATCATTCATGCATCTACCTTAGCGCAGGCGCTTGTTGAAACAGAAAAATCGCCGAGTTTAATCATTATTGATGTAAACTTACCCGGAGGTAACAACCTTAAGGTAATCGATCAAATTAAATTGGTTCAGCCAAACGCAAAAATTTTGGTGTTTTCATCTTTGAATGAGAATATTTATGCTGTTCCTTATTTAAAGTCTGGCGCATCTGGTTACTTAACCAAAAATGCAGAAGAATCAGAAATTGTAACCGCTATTACTACGATTTTAGCTGGCAGTCGCTATTCGAGCAGAAATGTTAAGGAAAACATGTTCAACAGCATATTAGGTAACGATGCCGATAATCCTTTTACCAAACTTTCGGGTAGAGAACTAGAAGTAGCAGAACTACTGACAAAGGGGATTGGAGTGTTAGAAATTTCTAATCAGCTAAATCTTCAAATGGGTACAGTAAGTACTTATAAATTGAGACTTTTTCAAAAGCTGAAAATAAAAAGCATTATAGAACTAGCTGAAAAGATGAGTATCTATGAAAGATAA
- a CDS encoding OmpA family protein, with translation MKKILLGTCLSAYCLFAFSFSASAQYALKDADKQYELFNYRKAIDLYEQAYKKKETLHAAERLASTYTLVYNYKQAESWYAIAAKMPGSNPDNILGYAKALQGNSKYSEAKVQYVNYIDKKKNVSEKQQTVWITSCDSALKWIRNPKKIELINQKALNSTQSDWGAVNYQGGVVFTSDRSNSRLNVQESKPFLRFDGSKEPDKKVYGWTGNGYLKLYIKPSPNDSLQLFPVKAGTRYHVGSASFTADGKTMYFTLTRITDELERLKKQPTTVNVEIFSSTKGVNGIWGEPVSFAYNNVNGYSVGDPFITTDGNSLYFASNMPGGLGGTDIYVCLKTDAGEWGKPINLKEVNTDGSERSPVFDEKDNFYFSSDGRVGMGGLDVYQALREKGKIGQIENMGYPFNSPQDDFGFSLNEKGGIVYLSSNREGGLGSDDIYTIDQKMILAFRLEGRVFDKDSNQPIAGALVTLAKVNGAVLKTETDENGAYRFNLAKESEYNVSAEKTNYRSDVENLATIGLTTSSVLTQNLHLEAVVMNKAIKLENIYYDFDKWNIRPDAAVELDKLVKIMTDNPTIWIELGSHTDSRGKDSYNLNLSQKRAESAVAYIISRGIDKNRITAQGYGETQLLNQCSNGVACSEEAHQLNRRTAFKIVKQ, from the coding sequence ATGAAGAAAATTTTATTAGGTACTTGCCTTTCTGCATATTGTTTATTTGCATTCAGTTTTTCGGCAAGTGCCCAGTATGCATTAAAAGATGCCGATAAGCAATACGAACTGTTCAATTACAGGAAAGCAATAGATTTATATGAACAAGCCTATAAAAAGAAAGAAACTTTACATGCTGCAGAACGTTTAGCAAGTACTTATACGCTGGTTTATAACTATAAGCAGGCCGAAAGTTGGTATGCTATTGCCGCTAAAATGCCAGGCAGTAACCCTGATAATATTTTAGGTTATGCCAAAGCCTTACAGGGCAATTCGAAATACAGCGAAGCGAAAGTCCAATACGTCAATTACATTGATAAAAAGAAAAATGTATCAGAAAAGCAGCAGACCGTTTGGATTACTTCTTGCGATTCGGCTTTGAAGTGGATCAGAAATCCAAAGAAAATTGAACTGATCAATCAAAAGGCCTTAAACAGTACGCAATCTGATTGGGGTGCGGTTAACTATCAAGGAGGAGTTGTATTCACTTCCGACAGATCAAATAGTAGATTAAATGTTCAGGAAAGCAAACCGTTTTTAAGATTCGACGGATCAAAAGAACCCGATAAAAAAGTATACGGTTGGACAGGTAACGGATACCTGAAACTATACATCAAACCGTCGCCAAACGATAGCCTTCAGTTGTTTCCTGTAAAAGCAGGTACCAGGTATCACGTAGGTTCGGCAAGTTTTACAGCCGACGGAAAAACCATGTATTTTACGCTAACCCGTATCACCGATGAACTGGAGCGCTTAAAAAAACAACCAACAACTGTTAATGTAGAAATTTTTAGCAGTACAAAAGGTGTTAACGGTATTTGGGGCGAACCGGTTTCATTTGCTTATAATAATGTAAACGGTTACTCTGTAGGCGATCCTTTTATTACTACCGATGGAAATAGCCTTTATTTCGCTTCGAATATGCCGGGTGGCCTGGGCGGAACTGATATTTATGTTTGTCTGAAAACAGATGCTGGTGAATGGGGCAAGCCCATTAACCTGAAAGAAGTAAATACCGATGGCAGCGAACGCAGTCCGGTTTTTGATGAAAAAGATAACTTTTACTTTTCTAGCGATGGTAGAGTTGGAATGGGAGGATTGGATGTTTATCAGGCTTTAAGAGAAAAAGGTAAGATTGGTCAGATCGAAAATATGGGTTACCCTTTCAATTCTCCACAGGATGATTTTGGTTTTAGCTTAAACGAAAAAGGTGGTATTGTTTATCTTTCTTCCAATCGTGAGGGTGGTTTAGGTAGCGATGATATTTATACCATTGATCAGAAAATGATCCTGGCTTTCAGATTAGAAGGCAGGGTATTTGATAAAGATAGCAATCAACCCATTGCAGGTGCATTGGTAACCTTAGCAAAAGTAAACGGTGCTGTTCTAAAAACCGAAACCGATGAGAACGGCGCTTATAGATTTAATTTAGCCAAAGAATCTGAATACAATGTTTCGGCAGAGAAAACAAATTACAGGTCTGATGTAGAAAATCTGGCAACCATTGGTTTAACAACTTCGAGCGTACTTACGCAAAACCTGCATTTAGAAGCGGTTGTAATGAATAAAGCAATTAAGCTGGAAAATATCTATTACGATTTCGATAAATGGAACATCCGACCAGATGCTGCAGTAGAGCTGGATAAATTGGTTAAGATCATGACCGATAATCCGACCATCTGGATTGAATTAGGCTCGCATACCGATAGCAGAGGCAAGGATAGTTATAACCTAAACCTATCGCAAAAAAGGGCCGAATCTGCTGTAGCGTATATCATTTCCAGGGGTATCGATAAAAACCGCATTACCGCACAAGGATACGGCGAAACACAGTTGTTAAACCAATGCAGCAACGGGGTAGCATGTAGCGAAGAAGCACACCAGTTAAACAGAAGAACAGCATTCAAAATTGTAAAGCAATAA